One Cupriavidus taiwanensis LMG 19424 DNA segment encodes these proteins:
- a CDS encoding non-ribosomal peptide synthetase, translating into MTQSPTPARQAALLALLLEQDAEPAAAPASPAPAAAPLSCSQQRLWFLLQYEPGSTAYNQTRAFVLRGALDRRALQAALRAVIARHPALRTRFVADDAAPGSLPRQVVESAPAFALAEATLTAGPDALQACLDAEAARPFDLGQAPLLRATLLTRGHDDHVLLLSLHHIVSDAVSNVVIARDLGMAYAQALADDEITLPAPATTFAAHASRQRERLASGDLNAQRAWWQRQLGNHVPALQLPTDRPHGSPVPRVARRIDALLDLPLLEALRRFCAAQRCTPFVVLLGAWQALLSRYAGQDDFAVGVPHAGRDGDGLDDMVGFFANTHVYRSRTAPGITGRALCEQLRADALGALGHAELPFEVLLDGMQVPRDAGRSPLFQVMFNLRTTTTPGALALPGLQVQAVEARQTGAKFDLILDVEDRGDSMALSLEYDCALFDAATAQRMLRHYLGQLGGLLDQPELPLATTPLLGDDDAATLAHQHAAGQPARHVAAELAHRRIQRHAEQQPQAVALRHGHTTLTYGELERRANRLAHRLIALGVGPEVRVGIAMERSPEMIVGLLAILKAGGAYVPFDPAYPAERLAYLFEDSGIAALLTQPALRGLLPQRDGLPVLELDSQDDGAEWPEHAPTVEVRHEHLAYVIYTSGSTGRPKGAQLQHGNLSRLLAATQHWFGFGPADVWTLFHSYAFDFSVWEIFGALCHGGQLVIVPFHVSRAPQEFIALLQRERVTVLNQTPSAFRALLTQPELYGAPLALRYVIFGGEALDPQALRPWVDRFGDASPQLVNMYGITETTVHVTYRPITRADLDPSSRARSPIGERIPDLGVRVLDAGLNLVPPGVAGELYIAGDGLARGYLNRPGLTAERFVPDPFAGDGARLYRTGDLARWLPDGQLEYLGRIDQQLKIRGFRIEPGEIEARILAQTGVANAAVIAAEGPSGARLVAYVVPAAGATVEGATLRTALAAELPDYMVPAAFVVLDTLPLTPNGKLDRRALPAPAFDSAQDFVVPEGDAETALAAIWSEVLGLPRVGRADNFFELGGDSILSLQIVARARAAGWVLTPRQLFERQTLAELAAVATPVAQDAADDNVVPEGAVPLLPIQADFFDTPVDRRHHWNQSVLLDCREAPELPALAAALRDLVAHHDALRLRFGQRDGAWQQAYADTEPCPDLLWVRDAASEAERLAHCEAAQRSLDLAEGPLLRAVALQCGERWQLLLVIHHLVVDGVSWRVLVEDLRDAYQQRRQGQQAVLPARTASYQRWSQALRANAATRDAELPHWQALAQVDATLPCDDPAGSLTIAERDAVTLTLPADLTQALLQRAPAAYRTRVNDLLLTALARALSGWSGRTQVLIDLESHGRVAGVDDTLDLSRTVGWFTTLFPVALDGSGTPDGAIKAVKEQLRAVPGEGIGFGLLRRFGSPAQQAALAGVPKPEVVFNYLGQLDASFAEDSPWRLSSGSAGANQDPAALLSHPLSVSGQVLDGELRLTLAFSRARHRAETVHPLAEALREELEALIAHCTSGAAGVTPGDFPLARLTQAGLDALELDPAQVQDLYPLSPMQAGMLFHSVLAPEGSAYTNQLRVDIDGLDPGRFIAAWQSALVRHDSLRCGFLHRGEQPLQWVARSVQLPVIHEDWSGRDAVELDRFAAAELAKPFDLERPPLTRLALLRTGAQRHHLVWTVHHLLLDGWSTAQLLGEVLRHYAGEALPASGGRFADYIGWLQSRDAAAGEAFWKAQLAPLDAPTRLLAALPAPEQGQGQGEHHHELDAAETTALASFARAQKVTLNTLVQAAWLLLLQRCTGQPCVAFGATVAGRPAELPAAQQMLGLFINTLPVIASPRPQQPVGEWLREVQALNLALREHEHTPLYDIQRWAGQAGQALFDSIVVFENYPVDAALRRTPAGLSFSGVRNRAETNYPLALVFAHTDTLRLTCRFDRAALGEPQARMLAHSLFSVLRQLAADAARPLGRIGLATADAPLAVASTAAQLAHHRFEAHAASTPDAVALAADDVQLTYRELNRRANVLAHRLAARGVGPDVRVGVLAERSVEMVVALLAVLKAGGAYVPFDPDYPADRLAYMIEDSGVALVLVQRPDAIAPLPAAVPVLDLGTPALYDGKHANPSPALHPHHLAYVIYTSGSTGRPKGVGIAHGALAHYLQGVLSQLALAPASRMAMVSTPAADLGHTVLFGALASGGALHLPARRCVFDAAAFARYMTQHRIGVLKIVPGHLGALLDGAQAAGVPLADVLPDHTLVLGGEATDAALRARLHAARPACRLVNHYGPTETTVGVLVHVAGTTPQPGLGLPLGQPLRGTGAYVMDAALCPLPDGIAGELYVGGPALARGYLGRAALTADRFVPDPLAGDGARLYRTGDRVRRRADGVFEYLGRVDDQVKIRGFRVEPGEVAAQVAALPQVRQAAVVAAPAAGGMQLVGYAVPQTDARPDPAALCRALAATLPPHMVPAAIVLLDALPLTANGKLDRRALPAPDAAAASAPASREAPQGELETRLAGIWQALLQVPAVGRHDNFFALGGHSLLAVQLLSRIQGELGIEVPLALLFGAATLAELAAALPAQQRHADEAALLELEAFANTLESV; encoded by the coding sequence ATGACGCAATCCCCGACCCCTGCCCGGCAGGCGGCGCTGCTGGCGCTGCTGCTGGAGCAGGATGCGGAGCCGGCGGCCGCGCCGGCCAGCCCCGCGCCCGCCGCGGCGCCGCTGTCTTGCTCGCAGCAGCGCCTCTGGTTCCTGCTGCAATACGAGCCGGGCAGCACGGCCTACAACCAGACCCGCGCCTTCGTGCTGCGCGGAGCGCTCGACCGCCGCGCGCTGCAGGCCGCGCTGCGCGCCGTGATCGCCCGCCATCCCGCGCTGCGCACCCGTTTCGTCGCGGACGACGCCGCGCCCGGCAGCTTGCCGCGGCAGGTGGTCGAGTCCGCACCGGCCTTTGCGCTGGCCGAAGCAACGCTCACCGCCGGCCCGGATGCGCTGCAGGCGTGCCTCGACGCCGAAGCCGCGCGCCCCTTCGATCTCGGCCAGGCGCCGCTGCTGCGCGCCACGCTGCTCACGCGCGGCCACGACGACCATGTGCTGCTGCTGTCGCTGCACCATATCGTTTCCGATGCGGTCTCCAATGTGGTGATTGCGCGCGACCTGGGCATGGCCTACGCGCAGGCGCTTGCGGACGATGAGATCACGCTGCCCGCACCGGCCACGACCTTCGCCGCCCATGCCAGCCGCCAGCGCGAACGCCTTGCCAGCGGTGACCTCAACGCCCAGCGCGCATGGTGGCAGCGCCAGCTGGGCAATCACGTGCCGGCCCTGCAGCTGCCGACCGACCGCCCGCACGGCAGCCCGGTTCCGCGCGTTGCGCGGCGCATCGATGCGTTACTGGACCTGCCGCTGCTCGAGGCGTTGCGGCGCTTCTGCGCAGCACAGCGCTGCACGCCGTTCGTGGTGCTGCTCGGCGCATGGCAGGCGCTGCTGAGCCGCTATGCGGGCCAGGACGACTTCGCCGTCGGCGTGCCGCACGCGGGCCGCGACGGCGACGGGCTGGACGATATGGTCGGCTTCTTCGCCAACACCCATGTCTACCGCTCGCGTACCGCACCCGGCATCACTGGCCGCGCGCTGTGCGAACAGCTGCGCGCCGACGCGCTGGGCGCGCTCGGCCACGCCGAGCTGCCGTTCGAAGTGCTGCTCGACGGCATGCAGGTGCCGCGCGACGCCGGCCGCAGCCCGCTGTTCCAGGTGATGTTCAACCTGCGCACGACCACGACACCTGGCGCGCTGGCGCTGCCGGGCCTGCAGGTGCAGGCCGTGGAAGCGCGCCAGACTGGCGCCAAGTTCGACCTGATCCTCGACGTCGAGGACCGTGGCGACAGCATGGCCCTGAGCCTGGAGTATGACTGCGCGCTGTTCGATGCGGCCACGGCGCAGCGCATGCTGCGCCACTACCTGGGCCAGCTGGGCGGCCTGCTGGACCAGCCCGAACTGCCGCTGGCGACCACGCCCCTGCTCGGCGACGACGACGCCGCCACGCTGGCGCACCAGCACGCCGCCGGCCAGCCGGCGCGGCACGTTGCCGCCGAACTCGCCCATCGCCGCATCCAGCGCCATGCCGAACAACAGCCGCAAGCCGTTGCCCTGCGCCATGGCCACACCACGCTGACCTATGGCGAACTGGAGCGGCGCGCGAACCGGCTGGCGCACCGGCTGATCGCGCTCGGCGTCGGCCCCGAAGTGCGCGTCGGCATTGCCATGGAGCGTTCGCCGGAGATGATCGTCGGCCTGCTCGCCATCCTGAAGGCCGGCGGCGCCTATGTGCCCTTCGACCCCGCCTATCCCGCCGAGCGCCTGGCCTACCTGTTCGAGGACAGCGGCATTGCCGCCTTGCTGACCCAGCCCGCGCTGCGCGGCCTGCTGCCGCAGCGCGATGGCCTGCCGGTGCTGGAACTCGACTCGCAGGACGACGGCGCTGAGTGGCCGGAACACGCGCCCACGGTCGAAGTCCGCCACGAACACCTGGCCTACGTGATCTACACCTCCGGCTCCACCGGCCGGCCCAAGGGCGCTCAGCTGCAGCACGGCAACCTGTCGCGCCTGCTGGCCGCCACGCAGCACTGGTTCGGCTTCGGCCCGGCCGATGTCTGGACGCTGTTCCACTCGTACGCGTTCGACTTCTCGGTCTGGGAGATCTTTGGCGCGCTGTGCCATGGCGGGCAACTGGTGATTGTGCCTTTCCATGTCAGCCGCGCGCCGCAGGAATTCATCGCGCTGCTGCAGCGCGAACGCGTCACCGTGCTGAACCAGACTCCGTCGGCATTCCGCGCGCTGCTGACCCAGCCTGAGCTGTACGGCGCGCCGCTGGCGCTGCGCTATGTCATCTTCGGCGGCGAGGCGCTCGACCCGCAAGCGCTGCGGCCCTGGGTCGACCGCTTCGGCGATGCGTCGCCGCAACTGGTCAATATGTATGGCATCACCGAGACCACGGTGCACGTGACCTACCGCCCGATCACGCGAGCGGACCTGGATCCGTCCAGCCGCGCGCGCAGCCCGATCGGCGAACGCATTCCGGACCTGGGCGTGCGCGTGCTGGACGCCGGACTGAATCTGGTGCCGCCCGGCGTGGCCGGCGAACTCTACATTGCGGGCGACGGCCTGGCGCGTGGCTACCTGAATCGGCCGGGCCTGACCGCCGAGCGCTTCGTGCCGGATCCGTTCGCTGGCGACGGCGCGCGGCTCTACCGTACCGGCGATCTCGCGCGCTGGCTGCCCGACGGCCAGCTCGAATACCTGGGACGCATCGACCAGCAGCTGAAGATCCGCGGCTTCCGCATCGAGCCGGGCGAGATCGAGGCGCGCATCCTGGCGCAGACCGGTGTCGCCAACGCGGCGGTGATCGCTGCCGAGGGACCGTCCGGGGCGCGGCTGGTCGCGTATGTGGTGCCCGCTGCCGGTGCCACCGTCGAGGGCGCGACACTGCGCACCGCGCTGGCCGCCGAACTGCCCGACTACATGGTCCCGGCCGCCTTCGTCGTGCTCGACACCCTGCCGCTGACGCCCAACGGCAAGCTCGACCGCCGTGCGCTGCCGGCACCGGCCTTCGACAGCGCCCAGGACTTCGTCGTCCCCGAGGGCGACGCCGAAACCGCGCTCGCCGCGATCTGGTCCGAGGTGCTGGGCCTGCCGCGCGTCGGCCGCGCCGACAACTTCTTCGAACTCGGCGGCGATTCGATCCTGAGCCTGCAGATCGTCGCCCGCGCCCGCGCCGCCGGCTGGGTGCTGACGCCGCGGCAGCTGTTCGAGCGCCAGACGCTGGCCGAACTGGCGGCGGTCGCCACCCCGGTGGCGCAGGACGCCGCCGACGACAACGTCGTGCCTGAGGGCGCAGTGCCGCTGCTGCCGATCCAGGCCGACTTCTTCGACACGCCGGTGGACCGGCGCCACCACTGGAACCAGTCGGTGCTGCTCGATTGCCGCGAGGCACCGGAGTTGCCCGCACTGGCAGCAGCATTGCGCGACCTGGTAGCGCATCACGACGCGCTGCGCCTGCGCTTCGGCCAGCGCGACGGCGCCTGGCAGCAGGCGTATGCCGACACCGAACCCTGCCCGGACCTGCTGTGGGTGCGCGACGCCGCGTCCGAAGCCGAGCGCCTGGCGCACTGCGAGGCCGCCCAGCGCAGTCTCGATCTCGCCGAAGGGCCGCTGCTGCGTGCCGTCGCGCTGCAATGTGGCGAGCGTTGGCAGTTGCTGCTGGTGATCCATCACCTGGTGGTCGATGGCGTGTCGTGGCGCGTGCTGGTCGAGGACCTGCGTGACGCCTACCAGCAACGCCGGCAAGGCCAGCAGGCCGTGCTGCCGGCTCGCACCGCTTCGTACCAGCGCTGGTCGCAGGCGCTGCGCGCCAACGCCGCCACGCGCGACGCCGAACTGCCGCATTGGCAGGCATTGGCACAAGTCGATGCCACGCTGCCTTGCGACGATCCGGCCGGCTCCCTGACCATCGCCGAACGCGATGCCGTCACGCTGACGCTGCCGGCCGACCTGACGCAGGCGCTGCTGCAGCGCGCCCCGGCGGCGTACCGCACGCGCGTCAACGACCTGCTGCTGACCGCGCTGGCGCGGGCACTGAGTGGCTGGAGCGGGCGCACTCAAGTGTTGATCGACCTGGAAAGCCATGGCCGTGTCGCCGGTGTCGACGACACGCTGGACTTGAGCCGCACCGTCGGCTGGTTCACGACCCTGTTCCCGGTCGCTCTGGATGGCAGCGGCACGCCCGATGGCGCGATCAAGGCGGTCAAGGAGCAATTGCGCGCGGTGCCTGGCGAAGGCATCGGCTTCGGCCTGCTGCGCCGCTTCGGCTCGCCCGCGCAACAGGCCGCGCTGGCCGGGGTGCCCAAACCTGAAGTGGTGTTCAACTACCTGGGCCAGCTCGACGCCAGCTTTGCAGAGGACAGCCCGTGGCGGCTGTCGAGCGGCAGCGCGGGCGCCAACCAGGATCCCGCAGCGCTGCTGTCGCATCCGTTGTCGGTCAGCGGTCAGGTGCTGGATGGCGAACTGCGTCTGACGCTGGCCTTCAGCCGCGCACGCCATCGGGCAGAGACGGTTCACCCACTCGCCGAAGCCTTGCGCGAGGAACTGGAAGCGCTGATCGCCCATTGCACTTCCGGCGCCGCAGGCGTTACGCCCGGCGACTTCCCGCTGGCGCGGCTGACGCAGGCCGGGCTGGATGCCCTGGAGCTCGATCCGGCGCAGGTGCAGGACCTCTACCCGCTGTCGCCGATGCAGGCCGGCATGCTCTTCCACAGCGTGCTGGCGCCCGAGGGCAGTGCCTATACCAACCAGCTGCGCGTCGATATCGACGGCCTCGACCCGGGGCGCTTTATCGCGGCATGGCAGTCCGCGCTCGTGCGACACGACAGCCTGCGCTGCGGTTTCCTGCATCGTGGCGAGCAGCCGCTGCAGTGGGTGGCCCGCTCGGTGCAGCTTCCGGTGATCCATGAGGACTGGAGCGGACGCGATGCCGTCGAACTGGACCGCTTTGCCGCCGCCGAGCTGGCCAAGCCTTTCGACCTGGAGCGACCGCCGCTGACGCGCCTGGCGCTGCTGCGTACCGGCGCGCAGCGCCACCACCTGGTCTGGACCGTGCACCACCTGTTGCTCGACGGCTGGAGCACCGCGCAGCTGCTGGGCGAAGTGCTGCGCCACTATGCCGGCGAAGCGCTGCCCGCCAGCGGCGGCCGCTTTGCCGACTATATCGGCTGGCTGCAGTCGCGCGACGCCGCCGCCGGCGAAGCCTTCTGGAAAGCGCAGCTGGCACCGCTCGACGCACCGACGCGCCTGCTGGCGGCGCTGCCGGCGCCGGAGCAAGGCCAAGGCCAGGGCGAACATCACCACGAACTCGACGCTGCCGAAACCACCGCGCTGGCCAGCTTCGCCCGCGCGCAGAAGGTCACGCTGAACACGCTGGTGCAGGCCGCCTGGCTGTTGCTGCTGCAGCGCTGCACCGGCCAGCCGTGCGTGGCGTTCGGCGCCACCGTGGCCGGCCGACCGGCCGAACTGCCGGCCGCGCAGCAGATGCTGGGCCTCTTCATCAACACGCTGCCCGTGATTGCCTCACCGCGTCCGCAGCAGCCGGTGGGCGAGTGGCTGCGCGAGGTGCAGGCGCTGAACCTGGCGCTGCGCGAGCACGAGCACACCCCGCTCTACGACATCCAGCGCTGGGCCGGCCAGGCCGGTCAGGCGCTGTTCGATTCGATCGTCGTGTTCGAGAACTACCCGGTCGATGCGGCGCTGCGCCGCACCCCAGCCGGGCTGTCGTTCTCCGGCGTGCGCAACCGTGCCGAGACTAACTACCCACTGGCGCTGGTGTTCGCGCACACCGACACGCTGCGCCTGACCTGCCGCTTCGACCGCGCCGCGCTTGGCGAACCGCAGGCGCGAATGCTGGCGCACAGCCTTTTTTCGGTGCTGCGCCAGCTGGCCGCGGATGCGGCGCGCCCGCTGGGCCGGATCGGCCTCGCTACGGCTGACGCACCTCTCGCGGTCGCATCAACTGCGGCCCAGCTTGCCCACCATCGCTTCGAAGCCCATGCGGCCTCGACACCGGATGCCGTGGCGCTGGCGGCGGACGACGTGCAACTCACCTACCGGGAACTCAATCGCCGCGCTAATGTCCTCGCGCATCGCCTGGCCGCACGGGGCGTGGGACCGGACGTGCGTGTTGGCGTGCTGGCCGAGCGTTCGGTCGAAATGGTCGTCGCCCTGCTGGCCGTCCTCAAGGCTGGTGGCGCCTACGTGCCGTTCGATCCCGACTATCCCGCCGACCGCCTGGCCTACATGATCGAGGACAGCGGCGTGGCGCTGGTCCTGGTGCAGCGGCCAGATGCCATCGCGCCCTTGCCAGCGGCCGTGCCGGTGCTCGACCTGGGCACGCCAGCCTTGTATGACGGCAAGCACGCCAACCCATCGCCGGCGCTGCATCCGCACCACCTGGCCTATGTGATCTACACCTCGGGTTCCACCGGACGGCCGAAAGGCGTTGGCATCGCGCACGGGGCGCTGGCGCATTACCTGCAGGGCGTGCTGTCGCAACTGGCGCTGGCGCCGGCATCGCGCATGGCCATGGTGTCGACGCCGGCGGCGGATCTCGGCCATACGGTGCTGTTCGGCGCGCTCGCCAGCGGCGGCGCGCTGCACTTGCCGGCACGCCGCTGCGTGTTCGATGCCGCGGCCTTCGCACGCTACATGACGCAGCATCGCATCGGCGTCCTCAAGATCGTGCCCGGCCATTTGGGCGCCCTGCTCGACGGCGCGCAGGCTGCCGGGGTGCCGCTTGCGGACGTACTGCCCGACCACACCCTGGTGCTGGGCGGCGAAGCCACCGACGCGGCGCTGCGCGCGCGGCTCCACGCGGCACGGCCGGCGTGCCGGCTGGTCAATCATTACGGCCCCACCGAAACCACCGTGGGCGTGCTCGTGCATGTGGCCGGCACCACGCCGCAGCCGGGCCTCGGCTTGCCGCTGGGTCAACCGCTGCGCGGCACCGGCGCCTACGTGATGGACGCGGCGCTGTGCCCGCTGCCCGACGGCATCGCCGGTGAACTCTATGTCGGCGGGCCCGCGCTGGCGCGCGGCTACCTCGGCCGTGCCGCGTTGACGGCAGACCGGTTCGTGCCCGATCCGCTCGCTGGCGACGGCGCGCGCCTGTACCGCACCGGCGACCGCGTGCGGCGCCGCGCCGACGGCGTGTTCGAATACCTGGGCCGCGTCGACGACCAGGTCAAGATCCGCGGTTTCCGCGTGGAGCCGGGCGAAGTGGCGGCGCAGGTAGCGGCGCTGCCGCAGGTGCGCCAGGCCGCGGTGGTCGCCGCGCCTGCCGCCGGCGGCATGCAACTGGTCGGCTACGCAGTGCCGCAAACGGATGCCCGGCCCGATCCCGCGGCGCTGTGCCGCGCCCTGGCCGCCACGCTGCCACCGCATATGGTGCCGGCAGCCATCGTGCTGCTCGACGCGCTGCCGCTCACCGCCAACGGCAAGCTCGACCGCCGCGCACTGCCGGCGCCGGACGCCGCCGCAGCGTCCGCGCCAGCGTCGCGCGAAGCGCCGCAAGGCGAGCTGGAAACCCGCCTGGCCGGGATCTGGCAAGCCCTGCTGCAGGTGCCCGCCGTGGGCCGCCACGACAACTTCTTCGCACTGGGCGGCCATTCGCTGCTGGCCGTCCAGCTCCTCTCCCGCATCCAGGGCGAGCTTGGCATCGAGGTGCCGCTGGCGCTGCTGTTCGGTGCCGCCACGCTGGCTGAACTGGCCGCCGCGCTGCCGGCGCAGCAACGCCATGCCGATGAAGCCGCCCTGCTGGAGCTGGAAGCGTTCGCCAATACCCTGGAGTCAGTCTGA